Proteins encoded within one genomic window of Deinococcus radiopugnans ATCC 19172:
- a CDS encoding universal stress protein, with protein sequence MTTAPLKNILVTTDGSDLGQHALLHAKALARALGTRLTVLSIQLDPVVAAAGEYAYAVPTAQVNLDELKAELEQRLHERVPEAKVIVERARGRHVSRAILDVAREEGAQMIVMTTLGRSGLGRALMGSVAQAVAQQAPVPVLLIKGDQQPVEWDGGSP encoded by the coding sequence ATGACCACGGCACCGCTGAAGAACATTCTCGTGACCACCGACGGCAGCGACCTGGGCCAGCACGCCCTGCTCCACGCCAAGGCGCTGGCGCGGGCCCTGGGCACCCGACTGACCGTGCTGAGCATCCAGCTCGATCCCGTGGTGGCCGCCGCCGGCGAGTACGCCTACGCCGTGCCCACCGCGCAGGTCAACCTGGATGAGCTCAAGGCCGAGCTGGAACAACGCCTCCATGAGCGCGTGCCGGAAGCCAAGGTCATCGTCGAGCGCGCCAGGGGCCGCCACGTCTCGCGCGCCATCCTGGACGTGGCCCGCGAGGAGGGCGCGCAGATGATCGTGATGACCACCCTGGGGCGCAGCGGCCTGGGCCGCGCCCTGATGGGCAGCGTGGCGCAGGCGGTGGCGCAGCAGGCCCCTGTGCCGGTGTTGCTGATCAAGGGCGACCAGCAGCCGGTCGAGTGGGACGGGGGCAGCCCGTAA
- a CDS encoding urease subunit gamma, which yields MNLTPQEIDRLHIYVVAELARKRQGRGLKLNYPEAVSLITEALLEAGRDGRTSDECAELGKQVLTRDDVMEGVPELIRVVQVEVLFPDGHKLVTCNQPIP from the coding sequence ATGAACCTCACGCCACAGGAGATCGACCGGCTGCACATCTACGTCGTCGCGGAGCTGGCGCGCAAACGGCAGGGCCGGGGCCTCAAGCTCAACTACCCGGAAGCGGTGTCCCTGATCACCGAGGCGCTGCTGGAGGCGGGCCGCGACGGCCGCACCTCCGATGAATGCGCCGAACTGGGCAAGCAGGTGCTGACCCGCGACGACGTGATGGAGGGCGTGCCCGAACTGATCCGGGTGGTGCAGGTCGAGGTGCTGTTCCCGGACGGCCACAAGCTGGTCACCTGCAATCAGCCCATCCCATGA